The following proteins are co-located in the Toxotes jaculatrix isolate fToxJac2 chromosome 9, fToxJac2.pri, whole genome shotgun sequence genome:
- the si:ch211-151h10.2 gene encoding uncharacterized protein si:ch211-151h10.2 isoform X1, which produces MPGLTVVHTKSQGGSGAGERAGPDCRWMEEIKEDGEGEPAEGSRKLQSCSNQTPADGQPHHTYWSQVLGTLPSWKAWYGFAPVGVIWLICQVEALPHPFLLLVDLCWTLLLVCLLWMVLGGCFLALKWCLRPGQNQFKGDPPQRIQQEVVTENSNIQYSWVSQSPSPGPHIPLALALANSLLLCVLQEPLPDPSVPHIHALLSRLESVSDTLGKVSTGSEVTLEEVDQDPILIDKVKLICTYLQQRTRSLRALVQLQGDFEASVKDMLEGLDGLWAQLEELHTGVTLTKEGSRGHGDLALARTNAENLFTVLGHYRGRLQCCQTHLKDSTRLLQELTWSHTHISNSVGSSSESVWPELLLQSNIEQFDKVQESFLSLEQQTFTFQAHLEGLGKGSQKGHGRPLAHVSGASCSVSPQTSTHLHNGCTSDVSKENCNSTSASSTSSVDADTETDTPLSLCERSALQVSSTIGRLRKSGRRK; this is translated from the exons ATGCCTGGGCTGACAGTCGTTCACACCAAAAGTCAGGGGGGTTCAGGAGCGGGAGAGAGAGCGGGCCCGGACTGTAGATGgatggaggaaataaaagaggACGGGGAGGGGGAACCTGCTGAGGGGAGCCGAAAACTGCAGAG CTGTTCAAATCAAACACCAGCTGATGGTCAGCCTCATCACACATATTGGTCCCAGGTCCTGGGGACACTGCCATCCTGGAAAGCTTGGTATGGTTTTGCTCCGGTGGGTGTAATATGGCTGATTTGCCAGGTGGAGGCGCTGCCGCACCCCTTTCTGTTACTGGTAGATCTGTGTTGGACTCTCCTGTTGGTCTGTCTTCTGTGGATGGTTCTGGGAGGTTGTTTTCTTGCCCTGAAGTGGTGCCTGAGGCCAGGACAGAATCAG TTCAAGGGGGATCCTCCACAGAGGATACAGCAGGAGGTTGTGACTGAAAACAGTAATATCCAGTATTCATG ggTGTCCCAGTCCCCGAGCCCAGGCCCCCACATTCCTCTGGCCCTTGCACTGGCAAACagtctgctgctatgtgtgcTCCAGGAGCCCCTACCAGACCCCAGTGTGCCTCACATTCATGCTCTCCTCTCCAGGCTGGAG TCAGTGTCTGACACACTTGGGAAGGTTAGCACTGGATCAGAGGTGACACTGGAGGAAGTGGACCAAGATCCCATACTGATAGACAAAGTGAAGCTCATCTGCACCTACCTACAGCAGAG GACGAGGTCGCTGCGTGCCCTCGTCCAGCTGCAGGGGGATTTTGAGGCCAGCGTGAAGGACATGCTGGAGGGCCTAGATGGCCTCTGggctcagctggaggagctACACACTGGAGTCACACTAACCAAAGAGGGGAGTAGAGGCCACGGAGACCTGGCCTTAGCACGGACAAATGCAGAG AATCTGTTCACAGTCCTGGGTCACTACAGGGGCAGACTTCAGTGCTGCCAGACTCATCTGAAGGACAGCACACGACTACTGCAG GAGTTAACCTGGAGTCATACTCATATAAGCAACAGTGtgggcagcagcagtgagtcagtgtggCCAGAGCTGTTGCTTCAGTCCAACATTGAACAG TTTGACAAGGTGCAGGAAAGTTTCCTCTCCCTGGAACAACAGACCTTTACATTCCAGGCCCACCTGGAGGGACTTGGAAAAGGGAGTCAGAAAGGACATGGAAGACCCCTCGCTCATGTCAGTGGGGCCAGTTGCTCAGTCTCTCCACAGACCTCCACACATCTCCACAATGGATGCACAAGTGATGTGTCAAAGGAGAATTGTAACTCTACCTCTGCATCGTCTACCTCCTCAGTGgatgcagacacagaaacagacactccGCTCTCACTGTGTGAGAGGTCGGCTCTGCAGGTCTCCTCCACGATTGGACGGCTGCGTAAATCCGGAAGGAGGAAGTGA
- the si:ch211-151h10.2 gene encoding uncharacterized protein si:ch211-151h10.2 isoform X2, with protein sequence MPGLTVVHTKSQGGSGAGERAGPDCRWMEEIKEDGEGEPAEGSRKLQSCSNQTPADGQPHHTYWSQVLGTLPSWKAWYGFAPVGVIWLICQVEALPHPFLLLVDLCWTLLLVCLLWMVLGGCFLALKWCLRPGQNQFKGDPPQRIQQEVVTENSNIQYSWVSQSPSPGPHIPLALALANSLLLCVLQEPLPDPSVPHIHALLSRLESVSDTLGKVSTGSEVTLEEVDQDPILIDKVKLICTYLQQRTRSLRALVQLQGDFEASVKDMLEGLDGLWAQLEELHTGVTLTKEGSRGHGDLALARTNAEGQTSVLPDSSEGQHTTTAGVNLESYSYKQQCGQQQ encoded by the exons ATGCCTGGGCTGACAGTCGTTCACACCAAAAGTCAGGGGGGTTCAGGAGCGGGAGAGAGAGCGGGCCCGGACTGTAGATGgatggaggaaataaaagaggACGGGGAGGGGGAACCTGCTGAGGGGAGCCGAAAACTGCAGAG CTGTTCAAATCAAACACCAGCTGATGGTCAGCCTCATCACACATATTGGTCCCAGGTCCTGGGGACACTGCCATCCTGGAAAGCTTGGTATGGTTTTGCTCCGGTGGGTGTAATATGGCTGATTTGCCAGGTGGAGGCGCTGCCGCACCCCTTTCTGTTACTGGTAGATCTGTGTTGGACTCTCCTGTTGGTCTGTCTTCTGTGGATGGTTCTGGGAGGTTGTTTTCTTGCCCTGAAGTGGTGCCTGAGGCCAGGACAGAATCAG TTCAAGGGGGATCCTCCACAGAGGATACAGCAGGAGGTTGTGACTGAAAACAGTAATATCCAGTATTCATG ggTGTCCCAGTCCCCGAGCCCAGGCCCCCACATTCCTCTGGCCCTTGCACTGGCAAACagtctgctgctatgtgtgcTCCAGGAGCCCCTACCAGACCCCAGTGTGCCTCACATTCATGCTCTCCTCTCCAGGCTGGAG TCAGTGTCTGACACACTTGGGAAGGTTAGCACTGGATCAGAGGTGACACTGGAGGAAGTGGACCAAGATCCCATACTGATAGACAAAGTGAAGCTCATCTGCACCTACCTACAGCAGAG GACGAGGTCGCTGCGTGCCCTCGTCCAGCTGCAGGGGGATTTTGAGGCCAGCGTGAAGGACATGCTGGAGGGCCTAGATGGCCTCTGggctcagctggaggagctACACACTGGAGTCACACTAACCAAAGAGGGGAGTAGAGGCCACGGAGACCTGGCCTTAGCACGGACAAATGCAGAG GGGCAGACTTCAGTGCTGCCAGACTCATCTGAAGGACAGCACACGACTACTGCAG GAGTTAACCTGGAGTCATACTCATATAAGCAACAGTGtgggcagcagcagtga
- the prdm10 gene encoding PR domain zinc finger protein 10 isoform X1 has product METKQEPSAVWSQTANSDSGNATQVHFEGSTVAQIVYSGDQADRGQQQVVYTADGNSYASVESAEHTLVYIHPADGTQAVFGDQPQVAYIQQDGTTQQVTVLLPSGQNMNAANLHVLSNVAEAPQAILEPVSQEQLSVSNSLTSMADIADPPSSPLGATDSTDDSDEEEDEDSEMDDWEPRQPQSFNPHNLWCEECNNASPTVCLKHGPLHPIPNRPVVSKARASLPLVLYIDRFLGGVFSKRRIPKRTQFGPVEGPLVPQSELQDHYIHLKLCLLDTEKDGEKSNDMWLDLSDEDNCNWMMFVRPAQNHLEQNLVAYQYGSEIFFTTIKNIQPKQELKVWYAASYAEFVNQKIHDVTEEERKVLREQEKNWPCYECNRRFVSSEQLQQHLNMHDDKLNSANRSRGRGRGRGRKRFGTGRRPGRPPKFIRLDPPVDAGGDKTTELLELTEKQPLDERVEGAQNGLKVVEMEPEAEPGTEVEGQLIPPAGEPGPESITPPSNTELAIPLKEDPAQSSQSDAHLTSQDMRRAKRIRNAALQHLFIRKSFRPFKCTHCGKAFRDKDKLDQHLRVHGRDAYAFSCHICSKSFMSDAALEDHLLVHTENRSYSCLLCPETFERLDLLKDHVGVHAVDGCFTCPSCKKTFTDFIQVKKHIRCFHSEKIFQCPDCEKAFCRPDKLRLHMLRHSDRKDFLCSTCGKQFKRKDKLREHMQRMHNPDREAKKAERIHRSKTLKLKAPTTDFESFMFKCRVCMMGFRRRGMLVNHLSKRHPEMRIDEVPELTLPIIKPNRDYFCQYCDKVYKSASKRKAHILKNHPGAELPPSIRKLRPAAPGEPDPMLSTHTQLTGTIATAPVCCPHCAKQYSSKTKMVQHIRKKHPEFAQLANTIQAPLTTAVISSAPAVISADGTTAEAVVTTDLLTQAMTELSQTLTTDYRTAQGDYQRIQYIPVSQAGGSLSQPQHIQLQVVQVAPASSPHSQHPTVDVSQLHDPHGYSQHSIQVQHIQVTEPSGTGQGATQITGQPLSPTAQQAGQELSPAQLTPVTLAQSHTLQTSSTQQQQGTVQHAYIPGNWNYRGYSSEIQMMALPHAQYVIAEASTPVSGVNSNQVKTTHYVISEGQTELEAKQAVPQSTTQAHTEHLEQQPTSQQATTQYIITTTTNGSGTSEVHITKP; this is encoded by the exons ATGGAGACCAAGCAGGAACCCTCTGCTGTGTGGAGTCAGACTGCTAACAGTGATTCAGGGAACGCCACACAG GTGCATTTTGAAGGCAGCACAGTGGCCCAGATAGTGTACAGTGGAGATCAGGCGGACCGgggacagcagcaggtggtttATACTGCAGACGGGAACTCCTATGCCTCTGTAGAGTCTGCAGAGCACACACTGGTCTACATACACCCTGCAGATGGCACTCAG gcTGTATTTGGTGATCAGCCACAAGTGGCTTACATTCAGCAGGATGGTACAACTCAGCAG GTCACAGTTTTGCTGCCCAGCGGACAGAACATGAATGCTGCCAATCTGCATGTCCTGAGTAACGTAGCAGAAGCTCCACAAGCGATCCTGGAGCCAGTTTCCCAG gagcaGCTGTCTGTGTCCAATTCGCTCACCTCCATGGCGGACATCGCAGACCCCCCCTCCAGTCCTCTTGGGGCCACAGACTCCACAGATGATtctgatgaagaagaggacgAAGACTCTGAGATGGATGACTGGGAGCCTCGCCAGCCTCAGTCATTCAACCCTCACAACCTCT GGTGTGAGGAGTGTAATAATGCCAGCCCCACAGTCTGTCTGAAACACGGTCCTCTGCACCCCATCCCAAACCGGCCAGTGGTGTCCAAGGCCCGGGCCAGTCTGCCTCTGGTCCTGTACATTGATCGCTTCCTGGGTGGGGTGTTCTCCAAGAGGCGCATCCCAAAGCGCACACAGTTTGGTCCTGTGGAGGGACCTCTGGTTCCTCAGAGTGAGCTACAGGACCACTACATTCATCTGAAG ctgtgtctgctggacacagagaaagatggagagaagtcTAACGACATGTGGTTGGACCTTTCTGATGAGGACAACTGTAACTGGATGATGTTTGTGAGGCCTGCTCAGAACCACCTGGAGCAGAACCTGGTGGCCTATCAGTACGGCTCAGAGATATTTTTCACAACCATCAAGAACATCCAGCCTAAACAAGAGCTCAAG GTGTGGTACGCAGCATCATATGCAGAGTTTGTAAATCAAAAGATCCATGATGTGAcggaagaagagagaaaag TGCTGCGGGAGCAAGAGAAGAACTGGCCTTGTTATGAGTGTAACCGCCGCTTTGTGAGCTCTGAACAACTGCAGCAACATCTCAACATGCATGACGACAAGTTAAACTCTGCTAATAG ATCCAGAGGCCGGGGTCgaggaagaggcaggaagagatTTGGGACAGGAAGAAGACCGGGGCGGCCTCCTAAATTTATACGTTTGGATCCACCAGTTGACGCTGGTGGGGACAAGACAACA GAGTTGCTGGAACTGACAGAGAAGCAGCCGCTGGACGAGCGAGTGGAGGGAGCTCAGAATGGGCTGAAGGTGGTGGAGATGGAGCCGGAGGCAGAGCCTGGGACTGAGGTTGAGGGTCAGCTAATACCTCCTGCAGGGGAACCGGGCCCAGAGTCCATAACTCCACCATCCAACACAGAGTTGGCAATTCCGCTGAAGGAAGACCCAGCACAGAGCAGCCAATCAGACGCCCACCTCACATCTCAGGACATGCGCCGTGCCAAGAGGATACGG aatgcagcactgcagcacctTTTCATCAGGAAGAGTTTCCGTCCTTTTAAATGCACCCACTGTGGGAAGGCCTTCCGGGACAAAGACAAGCTGGATCAGCATCTGCGGGTCCACGGTCGGGACGCCTACGCCTTTTCCTGCCACATTTGCAGCAAGAGCTTCATGAGCGACGCGGCCCTGGAGGACCATCTGCTGGTGCACACAGAAAACCGCTCCTACTCTTGTCTCTTATGCCCAGAAACCTTTGAAAGGCTGGACCTGCTCAAAGACCACGTAGGGGTGCATGCTGTGGACGGCTGCTTCACGTGTCCCTCCTGCAAGAAGACCTTTACTGACTTCATCCAG GTGAAGAAGCACATACGCTGCTTCCATTCGGAGAAGATCTTCCAGTGCCCAGACTGCGAAAAGGCCTTCTGCCGGCCGGACAAGCTGCGTTTGCACATGTTACGCCACTCAGACCGCAAGGACTTCCTGTGCTCAACATGTGGCAAACAATTTAAG AGGAAAGATAAGCTGCGGGAGCACATGCAGCGCATGCACAATCCTGACAGAGAGGCCAAGAAGGCCGAGCGGATCCACCGCTCCAAGACCCTCAAACTGAAGGCACCCACCACTGACTTTGAGAGCTTCATGTTCAAATGCAGAGTGTGCATGATGGGATTCAGACGCAGAGGAATGCTG GTCAATCATTTGTCCAAGCGTCATCCTGAGATGCGTATTGATGAAGTGCCTGAGCTAACGCTGCCAATTATCAAGCCCAACAGGGACTACTTCTGCCAGTATTGTGACaag GTGTATAAGAGTGCCAGTAAGAGGAAAGCCCATATACTGAAGAACCATCCGGGGGCAGAGTTGCCTCCCAGCATCCGCAAGTTGCGACCAGCTGCCCCTGGTGAACCAGACCCCATGCTGAGCACGCACACCCAGCTGACTGGCACCATCGCGACTGCACCGGTGTGCTGCCCACACTGCGCGAAACAGTACAGCAGCAAG ACCAAGATGGTTCAGCACATCAGGAAGAAGCATCCAGAGTTTGCCCAGCTCGCCAACACCATTCAGGCTCCTTTGACAACAGCTGTGATCAGCAGTGCTCCTGCAGTCATCAGTGCAGATGGTACCACAGCTGAGGCTGTAGTG ACCACAGACCTGCTGACCCAGGCCATGACGGAGCTTTCTCAAACACTGACCACAGACTACCGAACCGCACAGGGAGACTACCAGAGGATTCAGTACATCCCCGTCTCTCAGGCAGGAGGCAGCCTGTCCCAGCCAcagcacattcagctgcaggtggtgCAGGTGGCACCG GCGTCCTCCCCACATTCGCAGCACCCGACAGTAGATGTGAGCCAGCTGCATGACCCTCATGGATACAGTCAGCACTCCATCCAGGTACAACACATCCAGGTGACTGAGCCCTCAGGCACTGGACAAGGTGCCACCCAG aTAACTGGTCAGCCTCTAAGTCCCACCGCCCAGCAGGCTGGTCAGGAGCTGAGCCCTGCCCAGTTGACCCCTGTCACCCTAGCTCAGAGCCACACCCTGCAGACCAGCAGCACCCAGCAGCAACAGGGGACCGTGCAGCACGCTTACATACCTGGGAACTGGAACTACCGAGGTTATT CGTCTGAGATCCAGATGATGGCTCTACCTCACGCTCAGTATGTGATAGCTGAGGCCAGCACACCTGTTTCTGGAGTCAACAGCAACCAGGTGAAAACG ACGCACTATGTTATCTCTGAGGGTCAGACCGAGCTGGAGGCGAAGCAGGCTGTTCCTCAGAGCACAACCCAGGCCCACACTGaacatctggagcagcagcCGACCAGTCAGCAAGCCACCACACAGTACATCATCACCACAACAACCAATGGCAGTGGCACTAGTGAAGTTCACATCACAAAACCCTGA
- the prdm10 gene encoding PR domain zinc finger protein 10 isoform X2 yields METKQEPSAVWSQTANSDSGNATQVHFEGSTVAQIVYSGDQADRGQQQVVYTADGNSYASVESAEHTLVYIHPADGTQAVFGDQPQVAYIQQDGTTQQVTVLLPSGQNMNAANLHVLSNVAEAPQAILEPVSQEQLSVSNSLTSMADIADPPSSPLGATDSTDDSDEEEDEDSEMDDWEPRQPQSFNPHNLWCEECNNASPTVCLKHGPLHPIPNRPVVSKARASLPLVLYIDRFLGGVFSKRRIPKRTQFGPVEGPLVPQSELQDHYIHLKLCLLDTEKDGEKSNDMWLDLSDEDNCNWMMFVRPAQNHLEQNLVAYQYGSEIFFTTIKNIQPKQELKVWYAASYAEFVNQKIHDVTEEERKVLREQEKNWPCYECNRRFVSSEQLQQHLNMHDDKLNSANRSRGRGRGRGRKRFGTGRRPGRPPKFIRLDPPVDAGGDKTTELLELTEKQPLDERVEGAQNGLKVVEMEPEAEPGTEVEGQLIPPAGEPGPESITPPSNTELAIPLKEDPAQSSQSDAHLTSQDMRRAKRIRNAALQHLFIRKSFRPFKCTHCGKAFRDKDKLDQHLRVHGRDAYAFSCHICSKSFMSDAALEDHLLVHTENRSYSCLLCPETFERLDLLKDHVGVHAVDGCFTCPSCKKTFTDFIQVKKHIRCFHSEKIFQCPDCEKAFCRPDKLRLHMLRHSDRKDFLCSTCGKQFKRKDKLREHMQRMHNPDREAKKAERIHRSKTLKLKAPTTDFESFMFKCRVCMMGFRRRGMLVNHLSKRHPEMRIDEVPELTLPIIKPNRDYFCQYCDKVYKSASKRKAHILKNHPGAELPPSIRKLRPAAPGEPDPMLSTHTQLTGTIATAPVCCPHCAKQYSSKTKMVQHIRKKHPEFAQLANTIQAPLTTAVISSAPAVISADGTTAEAVVTTDLLTQAMTELSQTLTTDYRTAQGDYQRIQYIPVSQAGGSLSQPQHIQLQVVQVAPASSPHSQHPTVDVSQLHDPHGYSQHSIQVQHIQVTEPSGTGQGATQITGQPLSPTAQQAGQELSPAQLTPVTLAQSHTLQTSSTQQQQGTVQHAYIPGNWNYRASEIQMMALPHAQYVIAEASTPVSGVNSNQVKTTHYVISEGQTELEAKQAVPQSTTQAHTEHLEQQPTSQQATTQYIITTTTNGSGTSEVHITKP; encoded by the exons ATGGAGACCAAGCAGGAACCCTCTGCTGTGTGGAGTCAGACTGCTAACAGTGATTCAGGGAACGCCACACAG GTGCATTTTGAAGGCAGCACAGTGGCCCAGATAGTGTACAGTGGAGATCAGGCGGACCGgggacagcagcaggtggtttATACTGCAGACGGGAACTCCTATGCCTCTGTAGAGTCTGCAGAGCACACACTGGTCTACATACACCCTGCAGATGGCACTCAG gcTGTATTTGGTGATCAGCCACAAGTGGCTTACATTCAGCAGGATGGTACAACTCAGCAG GTCACAGTTTTGCTGCCCAGCGGACAGAACATGAATGCTGCCAATCTGCATGTCCTGAGTAACGTAGCAGAAGCTCCACAAGCGATCCTGGAGCCAGTTTCCCAG gagcaGCTGTCTGTGTCCAATTCGCTCACCTCCATGGCGGACATCGCAGACCCCCCCTCCAGTCCTCTTGGGGCCACAGACTCCACAGATGATtctgatgaagaagaggacgAAGACTCTGAGATGGATGACTGGGAGCCTCGCCAGCCTCAGTCATTCAACCCTCACAACCTCT GGTGTGAGGAGTGTAATAATGCCAGCCCCACAGTCTGTCTGAAACACGGTCCTCTGCACCCCATCCCAAACCGGCCAGTGGTGTCCAAGGCCCGGGCCAGTCTGCCTCTGGTCCTGTACATTGATCGCTTCCTGGGTGGGGTGTTCTCCAAGAGGCGCATCCCAAAGCGCACACAGTTTGGTCCTGTGGAGGGACCTCTGGTTCCTCAGAGTGAGCTACAGGACCACTACATTCATCTGAAG ctgtgtctgctggacacagagaaagatggagagaagtcTAACGACATGTGGTTGGACCTTTCTGATGAGGACAACTGTAACTGGATGATGTTTGTGAGGCCTGCTCAGAACCACCTGGAGCAGAACCTGGTGGCCTATCAGTACGGCTCAGAGATATTTTTCACAACCATCAAGAACATCCAGCCTAAACAAGAGCTCAAG GTGTGGTACGCAGCATCATATGCAGAGTTTGTAAATCAAAAGATCCATGATGTGAcggaagaagagagaaaag TGCTGCGGGAGCAAGAGAAGAACTGGCCTTGTTATGAGTGTAACCGCCGCTTTGTGAGCTCTGAACAACTGCAGCAACATCTCAACATGCATGACGACAAGTTAAACTCTGCTAATAG ATCCAGAGGCCGGGGTCgaggaagaggcaggaagagatTTGGGACAGGAAGAAGACCGGGGCGGCCTCCTAAATTTATACGTTTGGATCCACCAGTTGACGCTGGTGGGGACAAGACAACA GAGTTGCTGGAACTGACAGAGAAGCAGCCGCTGGACGAGCGAGTGGAGGGAGCTCAGAATGGGCTGAAGGTGGTGGAGATGGAGCCGGAGGCAGAGCCTGGGACTGAGGTTGAGGGTCAGCTAATACCTCCTGCAGGGGAACCGGGCCCAGAGTCCATAACTCCACCATCCAACACAGAGTTGGCAATTCCGCTGAAGGAAGACCCAGCACAGAGCAGCCAATCAGACGCCCACCTCACATCTCAGGACATGCGCCGTGCCAAGAGGATACGG aatgcagcactgcagcacctTTTCATCAGGAAGAGTTTCCGTCCTTTTAAATGCACCCACTGTGGGAAGGCCTTCCGGGACAAAGACAAGCTGGATCAGCATCTGCGGGTCCACGGTCGGGACGCCTACGCCTTTTCCTGCCACATTTGCAGCAAGAGCTTCATGAGCGACGCGGCCCTGGAGGACCATCTGCTGGTGCACACAGAAAACCGCTCCTACTCTTGTCTCTTATGCCCAGAAACCTTTGAAAGGCTGGACCTGCTCAAAGACCACGTAGGGGTGCATGCTGTGGACGGCTGCTTCACGTGTCCCTCCTGCAAGAAGACCTTTACTGACTTCATCCAG GTGAAGAAGCACATACGCTGCTTCCATTCGGAGAAGATCTTCCAGTGCCCAGACTGCGAAAAGGCCTTCTGCCGGCCGGACAAGCTGCGTTTGCACATGTTACGCCACTCAGACCGCAAGGACTTCCTGTGCTCAACATGTGGCAAACAATTTAAG AGGAAAGATAAGCTGCGGGAGCACATGCAGCGCATGCACAATCCTGACAGAGAGGCCAAGAAGGCCGAGCGGATCCACCGCTCCAAGACCCTCAAACTGAAGGCACCCACCACTGACTTTGAGAGCTTCATGTTCAAATGCAGAGTGTGCATGATGGGATTCAGACGCAGAGGAATGCTG GTCAATCATTTGTCCAAGCGTCATCCTGAGATGCGTATTGATGAAGTGCCTGAGCTAACGCTGCCAATTATCAAGCCCAACAGGGACTACTTCTGCCAGTATTGTGACaag GTGTATAAGAGTGCCAGTAAGAGGAAAGCCCATATACTGAAGAACCATCCGGGGGCAGAGTTGCCTCCCAGCATCCGCAAGTTGCGACCAGCTGCCCCTGGTGAACCAGACCCCATGCTGAGCACGCACACCCAGCTGACTGGCACCATCGCGACTGCACCGGTGTGCTGCCCACACTGCGCGAAACAGTACAGCAGCAAG ACCAAGATGGTTCAGCACATCAGGAAGAAGCATCCAGAGTTTGCCCAGCTCGCCAACACCATTCAGGCTCCTTTGACAACAGCTGTGATCAGCAGTGCTCCTGCAGTCATCAGTGCAGATGGTACCACAGCTGAGGCTGTAGTG ACCACAGACCTGCTGACCCAGGCCATGACGGAGCTTTCTCAAACACTGACCACAGACTACCGAACCGCACAGGGAGACTACCAGAGGATTCAGTACATCCCCGTCTCTCAGGCAGGAGGCAGCCTGTCCCAGCCAcagcacattcagctgcaggtggtgCAGGTGGCACCG GCGTCCTCCCCACATTCGCAGCACCCGACAGTAGATGTGAGCCAGCTGCATGACCCTCATGGATACAGTCAGCACTCCATCCAGGTACAACACATCCAGGTGACTGAGCCCTCAGGCACTGGACAAGGTGCCACCCAG aTAACTGGTCAGCCTCTAAGTCCCACCGCCCAGCAGGCTGGTCAGGAGCTGAGCCCTGCCCAGTTGACCCCTGTCACCCTAGCTCAGAGCCACACCCTGCAGACCAGCAGCACCCAGCAGCAACAGGGGACCGTGCAGCACGCTTACATACCTGGGAACTGGAACTACCGAG CGTCTGAGATCCAGATGATGGCTCTACCTCACGCTCAGTATGTGATAGCTGAGGCCAGCACACCTGTTTCTGGAGTCAACAGCAACCAGGTGAAAACG ACGCACTATGTTATCTCTGAGGGTCAGACCGAGCTGGAGGCGAAGCAGGCTGTTCCTCAGAGCACAACCCAGGCCCACACTGaacatctggagcagcagcCGACCAGTCAGCAAGCCACCACACAGTACATCATCACCACAACAACCAATGGCAGTGGCACTAGTGAAGTTCACATCACAAAACCCTGA